A genomic segment from Parolsenella catena encodes:
- the rlmH gene encoding 23S rRNA (pseudouridine(1915)-N(3))-methyltransferase RlmH gives MRYTIVAVGKLKERFWVQACAEYVKRLGAYGKVDVREVPDIDPARAGGVEASRSKEGQEILSAIPERSHVILLAIDGKQRGSEEFSAHLDELVLRGKSDLSFVIGGSDGVSPEVRARANETFSFGPITLPHNLARVVLLEQLYRACKISRGEPYHK, from the coding sequence ATGCGCTACACCATCGTTGCCGTGGGCAAGCTCAAGGAGAGGTTCTGGGTCCAGGCATGCGCCGAGTACGTGAAGCGCCTGGGCGCCTACGGCAAGGTTGACGTGCGCGAGGTGCCCGACATCGACCCGGCGCGTGCCGGCGGCGTCGAGGCGAGCCGCTCGAAGGAGGGGCAGGAGATCCTCTCTGCCATTCCCGAGCGTAGCCACGTGATCCTGCTCGCCATCGACGGCAAGCAGCGCGGCAGCGAGGAGTTCTCGGCACATCTCGACGAGCTCGTGCTGCGCGGCAAGAGCGACCTCTCGTTCGTGATCGGGGGCTCGGACGGCGTGTCTCCCGAGGTGCGCGCCCGTGCCAACGAGACGTTCTCCTTTGGCCCCATCACGCTGCCGCATAACCTGGCGCGCGTCGTGCTGCTCGAGCAGCTTTACCGCGCCTGCAAGATCAGCCGCGGTGAGCCCTACCACAAGTAG
- the pflA gene encoding pyruvate formate-lyase-activating protein → MTKGRIHSMESFGSADGPGVRFLVFLQGCPMRCRYCHNPDTWRTEGGTLMDASEILDRAERFRSYWGPEGGITVSGGEALMQAEFVAELFEQAHERGINTCLDTSLAPFTREQPALATFERVMDACDLVMADIKHADPAVHKRLTGRTNENIVDCLHWLAERNQPMWIRQVLVEGYTDDDASLAQTRELIASLGESVRRVEVLPYHTLGVFKWEELGIPYTLEGVTPPSPERTQQAQAILRGEVPAPTAGAERHAARAQH, encoded by the coding sequence ATGACCAAGGGGCGCATACATTCCATGGAGTCGTTTGGCTCCGCGGATGGTCCGGGCGTACGCTTCCTCGTCTTTCTCCAGGGCTGCCCCATGCGCTGCCGCTACTGCCACAACCCAGACACGTGGCGCACCGAGGGCGGCACGCTCATGGACGCGTCCGAGATTCTCGACCGCGCGGAGCGCTTCCGCAGCTACTGGGGACCCGAGGGCGGTATCACCGTCTCTGGCGGCGAGGCCCTCATGCAGGCCGAGTTCGTGGCGGAGCTCTTTGAGCAGGCACACGAGCGCGGCATCAACACGTGCCTCGACACCTCGCTGGCGCCGTTCACGCGCGAGCAGCCCGCCCTCGCGACGTTCGAGCGCGTCATGGACGCCTGCGACCTCGTGATGGCAGACATCAAGCACGCAGACCCCGCCGTCCACAAGCGACTCACGGGACGCACCAACGAGAACATCGTCGACTGCCTGCACTGGCTCGCGGAGCGCAACCAGCCGATGTGGATCCGCCAGGTCCTCGTCGAGGGCTACACGGACGATGACGCCTCGCTGGCACAGACGCGCGAGCTCATCGCCTCGCTCGGTGAGAGCGTGCGGCGCGTCGAGGTGCTGCCCTACCACACGCTTGGCGTCTTCAAGTGGGAGGAGCTCGGGATTCCCTACACGCTGGAGGGCGTCACGCCCCCCTCGCCCGAGCGCACCCAGCAGGCACAGGCGATTCTTCGCGGCGAGGTGCCGGCGCCCACGGCGGGCGCGGAGCGGCACGCGGCGCGGGCGCAACACTAG
- a CDS encoding peptide chain release factor 3 has translation MASLSDEISSRRTFAIISHPDAGKTTLTEKLLLYTGSIQTAGSVKGKSSSKHAKSDWMDIEKERGISVTSSVLQFTYDGACVNILDTPGHQDFSEDTYRTLMAADAAVMVIDGAKGVEAQTKKLFKVCTLRHIPIFTFVNKLDHDARDPFELMEEIENVLGINTYPMNWPIGSGRNFRGVFDRQTRRVLAFEGDGHANASKKVAEIEAELGDPAMDELIGEENHKNLMDDIELLDGAGDELDLDAVACGKLSPAFFGSALTNFGVEPFLKEFLRLAPTPRPYTDVISGEPVEPTRDDFSGFVFKIQANMDKNHRDRIAFVRICSGKFERGMTAYHVQGERNLKLATGTSMMADDRAIVDEAYAGDIVGLFDPGIFSIGDTVCAGKEHVRFAGIPTFAPEHFARISQVDTLKRKQFVKGMEELAQEGAIQIFRELGAGMESVVVGVVGVLQFEVLEQRLKSEYHVEVYRQPLPFSEIRWIEGDMDEKAVRALSLTRDTMRVEDMRGGKLLLFTSEWNLNFAVEHNEGLKLSEFGNVTF, from the coding sequence ATGGCAAGCCTGTCGGATGAAATCTCGTCGCGCAGGACGTTCGCGATCATCTCGCACCCTGACGCCGGCAAGACCACCCTCACCGAGAAGCTCCTCCTCTACACCGGCAGCATCCAGACGGCCGGCTCGGTCAAGGGCAAGAGCAGCTCCAAGCACGCCAAGTCAGACTGGATGGACATCGAGAAGGAGCGCGGCATCTCCGTGACCTCCTCGGTGCTGCAGTTCACCTACGACGGGGCCTGCGTCAACATTCTCGACACCCCCGGCCACCAGGACTTCTCCGAGGACACGTACCGCACGCTCATGGCTGCCGACGCCGCGGTCATGGTCATCGACGGCGCCAAGGGCGTCGAGGCCCAGACCAAGAAGCTCTTCAAGGTCTGCACGCTGCGCCACATCCCCATCTTTACGTTCGTGAACAAGCTCGACCACGACGCGCGCGATCCCTTCGAGCTCATGGAGGAGATCGAGAACGTCCTGGGCATCAACACCTACCCCATGAACTGGCCCATCGGCAGTGGCCGCAACTTCCGCGGCGTGTTCGACCGCCAGACGCGTCGCGTGCTCGCCTTCGAGGGCGACGGCCACGCCAACGCCTCCAAGAAGGTGGCAGAGATCGAGGCCGAGCTGGGCGACCCCGCCATGGACGAGCTCATCGGCGAGGAGAACCACAAGAACCTCATGGATGACATCGAGCTGCTCGATGGTGCCGGCGATGAGCTTGACCTCGATGCCGTTGCCTGCGGCAAGCTTTCCCCGGCGTTCTTTGGCTCGGCGCTCACGAACTTTGGCGTGGAGCCGTTCCTCAAGGAGTTCCTGCGCCTCGCGCCCACACCGCGTCCCTACACGGACGTCATCTCCGGCGAGCCTGTGGAGCCCACGCGCGATGACTTCAGCGGCTTCGTGTTCAAGATCCAGGCCAACATGGACAAGAACCATCGCGACCGCATCGCGTTCGTGCGCATCTGCTCGGGCAAGTTCGAGCGCGGCATGACGGCCTACCACGTGCAGGGCGAGCGCAATCTCAAGCTCGCGACCGGCACCTCGATGATGGCCGACGACCGCGCCATCGTGGACGAGGCCTACGCCGGCGACATCGTGGGCCTGTTCGACCCGGGCATCTTCTCCATCGGCGACACGGTGTGCGCCGGCAAGGAGCACGTGCGCTTCGCGGGCATCCCCACGTTCGCGCCCGAGCACTTTGCGCGCATCTCGCAGGTTGACACGCTCAAGCGCAAGCAGTTCGTGAAGGGCATGGAGGAGCTGGCCCAGGAGGGCGCCATCCAGATCTTCCGAGAGCTGGGCGCCGGCATGGAGAGCGTCGTGGTGGGCGTCGTGGGCGTGCTGCAGTTCGAGGTGCTCGAGCAGCGCCTCAAGAGCGAGTACCACGTCGAGGTCTACCGCCAGCCCCTGCCGTTCTCCGAGATTCGCTGGATTGAGGGCGACATGGACGAGAAGGCCGTGCGCGCCCTCTCGCTCACGCGCGACACGATGCGCGTGGAGGACATGCGTGGCGGCAAGCTGCTGCTGTTCACGAGCGAGTGGAACCTCAACTTTGCCGTGGAGCACAACGAGGGGCTCAAGCTCTCTGAGTTTGGCAACGTCACGTTCTAA
- a CDS encoding Crp/Fnr family transcriptional regulator: MAEDNIPKGERVCAGVGHDCAFSRAGSSCMDNIRLFAGLPPSAKRELLARARHTAHASGDIIVHEGDPIESIIVVRTGRIKTYRSTSDGEQHVLDVLHDGQALWHGLFLDNRTYGYSVSCLTPVRLCLIHRADVEQMLANHPDVAMGLIRMVCTELDRAEERIMMLSIRDPRRRLAEYLLTRDRSCTGPEIHLKLDDIASSVGLRPETVSRNIARFDREGLVRRTGRGRLLVLDREGLARVSES; the protein is encoded by the coding sequence ATGGCAGAGGACAACATCCCCAAAGGCGAGCGCGTGTGCGCGGGAGTCGGCCATGACTGCGCGTTCAGCAGGGCCGGCAGCTCCTGCATGGACAACATCCGCCTGTTCGCGGGGCTCCCGCCCTCGGCAAAGCGCGAGCTTCTCGCACGGGCAAGGCACACGGCCCACGCAAGCGGGGACATCATCGTCCACGAGGGCGACCCGATCGAGTCGATCATCGTCGTGCGAACCGGGCGCATCAAGACCTATCGCAGCACCTCGGACGGCGAGCAGCACGTGCTCGACGTGCTGCACGACGGCCAGGCGCTGTGGCACGGGCTATTCCTCGACAACCGCACCTACGGCTACTCCGTCTCGTGCCTCACGCCCGTGCGCCTGTGTCTCATCCACCGCGCCGACGTGGAGCAGATGCTCGCGAACCACCCCGACGTCGCCATGGGCCTCATCCGCATGGTCTGCACCGAGCTCGACCGCGCCGAGGAGCGCATCATGATGTTGAGCATACGCGACCCGCGCCGGCGCCTCGCCGAGTACCTGCTCACGCGCGACCGCAGCTGCACGGGCCCTGAGATTCATCTCAAGCTCGATGACATCGCCAGCTCCGTGGGCCTGCGCCCGGAGACCGTCTCGAGAAACATCGCGCGATTCGACCGCGAGGGCCTCGTGAGACGCACGGGACGAGGCCGGCTGCTCGTGCTTGACCGCGAGGGCCTCGCCCGCGTGTCCGAGTCCTGA
- a CDS encoding uracil-DNA glycosylase, whose amino-acid sequence MTIENENVRAWLGDAPAQVRETCNQLLAEVEAMRTEQTIYPPQDDILNALAWTGPADVRVVILGQDPYHGPGQAMGLSFSVHAGCKLPPSLRNIYKELVADLGCDMPATGDLSNWARQGVLLLNTTLTVREHAANSHAKLGWRKVTDYVVQRCCELPQPVVFLAWGAHAIRLVGDAMAAAGANVPGSNKFCLASTHPSPLSATRAAKDVCAFMGSQPFSRANRLLVDAGAEPIDWARVG is encoded by the coding sequence ATGACCATAGAGAACGAGAACGTCCGCGCTTGGCTCGGCGATGCGCCCGCACAGGTGCGCGAGACATGCAACCAGCTGCTCGCCGAGGTAGAGGCCATGCGCACCGAGCAGACGATCTACCCGCCGCAGGACGACATCCTGAACGCGCTTGCCTGGACGGGGCCGGCAGACGTTCGCGTCGTTATCCTCGGGCAAGACCCCTACCATGGGCCGGGGCAGGCCATGGGACTGTCGTTCTCGGTCCATGCGGGGTGCAAGCTGCCGCCGAGCCTGCGAAACATCTACAAGGAGCTCGTGGCGGACCTTGGGTGCGACATGCCCGCCACGGGAGACCTCAGCAACTGGGCGCGCCAGGGCGTGCTGCTGCTCAACACGACGCTCACCGTGCGCGAGCACGCCGCCAACTCACACGCCAAGCTGGGATGGAGGAAGGTCACGGACTACGTGGTGCAGCGCTGCTGCGAGCTGCCGCAGCCCGTGGTGTTTCTCGCCTGGGGCGCGCACGCCATCAGGCTCGTGGGCGATGCCATGGCGGCCGCGGGTGCCAACGTGCCCGGTTCCAACAAGTTCTGCCTTGCCTCGACACACCCCTCGCCGCTCTCGGCCACGCGCGCTGCCAAGGACGTATGCGCGTTCATGGGCTCGCAGCCCTTCTCGCGCGCCAATAGGCTGCTGGTAGACGCCGGTGCCGAGCCCATCGACTGGGCACGCGTAGGATAG
- a CDS encoding class I SAM-dependent methyltransferase, with translation MEREQIERRARELTLPEGVELRFIDDGLALCADGMSLCEDFRELLPRLRHDRLGREMLVRAARVRGVEAPHAVDATAGLGEDSLLLAAAGFSVTLCENDPVIALLLADALRRAGNEPQLAGIVSRMRLVEADSVEVLAGMDDAPDVVYLDPMFPGRTKSAAVKKKFQLLHHLEAPCADEDALMDAALAAGPRRVVVKRPVKAPVLAGVRPSHSVAGKAVRFDVIVRR, from the coding sequence ATGGAGCGAGAACAGATAGAGCGGCGCGCACGCGAGCTCACCCTTCCCGAGGGCGTTGAGCTGCGATTTATTGACGACGGACTTGCGCTGTGCGCCGATGGGATGTCCCTGTGCGAGGACTTCCGCGAGCTCCTGCCACGCCTTAGGCACGATCGTCTCGGGCGGGAGATGCTCGTGCGCGCGGCCCGCGTGAGGGGTGTCGAGGCCCCCCATGCCGTCGACGCCACGGCAGGGCTCGGGGAGGACTCGTTGCTCCTTGCGGCGGCGGGCTTCTCGGTGACGCTGTGCGAGAACGACCCGGTGATCGCGCTGCTGCTCGCGGACGCCCTGCGCCGTGCGGGCAACGAGCCGCAGCTTGCGGGCATCGTCTCTCGCATGAGGCTTGTGGAGGCGGACAGCGTGGAGGTGCTTGCCGGGATGGACGATGCACCGGACGTGGTCTACCTCGACCCGATGTTCCCGGGCCGGACAAAGAGCGCCGCGGTGAAGAAGAAGTTCCAGCTGCTGCACCACCTCGAGGCCCCGTGCGCCGATGAGGACGCGCTCATGGACGCCGCGCTCGCGGCGGGACCGAGGAGGGTTGTTGTGAAGCGCCCCGTGAAGGCTCCCGTACTCGCAGGCGTCAGGCCGAGCCACTCCGTCGCTGGCAAGGCCGTCCGCTTTGACGTCATCGTCCGCCGGTGA
- a CDS encoding ABC transporter ATP-binding protein, whose translation MSDRFSLRDVTLAVEPGQIVGFVGANGAGKTTTIRAALGLIKLDAGEVRLFGQRCGADAPDETQRCLRSRVGLVLDTCPFPSTLKVGQIEPLVGPAYPTWDRKTFAGFIDRFGLDSKTKVKDLSRGMGMKLQLACALSHNAKLLVLDEATAGLDPMAREELLDELLAFVADGQRSVLLSSHITSDLDRAADRVICIDNGSIVFDLPREDITDRAGIAHCTQAQAAELMACVEGTRAARHAYSVDVLVPNHREVLEAFPEIPCDRATIDDYLRFMLKGALK comes from the coding sequence GTGAGCGACCGTTTTTCGCTGCGTGATGTTACGCTCGCCGTGGAGCCCGGCCAGATTGTTGGCTTTGTGGGCGCTAACGGTGCCGGCAAGACAACGACCATTCGCGCCGCGCTCGGGCTTATCAAGCTCGACGCCGGCGAGGTGCGCCTGTTTGGACAGCGCTGTGGCGCAGACGCGCCCGATGAGACACAGCGCTGCCTGCGCTCCCGCGTCGGTCTCGTCCTGGACACATGCCCCTTCCCTTCAACGCTCAAGGTGGGCCAGATCGAGCCACTCGTAGGCCCGGCGTACCCCACGTGGGACCGCAAAACGTTCGCCGGATTCATCGACCGATTTGGCCTCGATTCCAAGACAAAGGTCAAGGACCTCTCCCGCGGCATGGGTATGAAGCTGCAGCTCGCCTGCGCGCTCAGCCACAATGCCAAGCTGCTCGTTTTGGACGAAGCCACCGCGGGCCTCGATCCCATGGCACGCGAGGAACTGCTCGATGAGCTGCTCGCCTTTGTCGCCGACGGCCAGCGCAGCGTGCTGCTCTCGAGCCACATTACGTCTGATCTCGATCGTGCTGCCGACCGCGTCATCTGCATCGATAACGGCTCGATTGTGTTTGACCTGCCACGCGAGGACATTACCGACCGCGCCGGCATCGCCCACTGCACCCAGGCACAGGCCGCCGAGCTCATGGCTTGCGTCGAAGGCACCCGCGCCGCCCGCCACGCCTACAGCGTGGACGTGCTCGTGCCCAACCACCGCGAAGTGCTCGAGGCCTTCCCCGAGATTCCCTGCGATCGGGCAACCATTGATGACTATCTTCGCTTCATGCTGAAAGGGGCTTTGAAATGA
- the bsh gene encoding choloylglycine hydrolase, translating into MCTGVRFTSAEGGMFFGRNLDWSCGYGERVRIMPKGFPASYRFLDDAPAAHAAIGMCVDYNNYPMFFDCGNDAGLAVAGLNFPGYAAYADAPEQGRTNVCAYEFPLWVAASFSSVDEVQTALANVTIVGASAGEGLGVSYLHWIIGDAARSIVVESRADGIHVLDDPVDVLTNQPSLEWHLENLRGYITATNDFPATATWRAADLAPFGAGAGMRGIPGDCYSPSRFVKAAYLNANYPEKSGEHDNVIRMLRTLEGVAMVEGAARMGNGDFEKTLYTSCFSAKTGTYYYTTYDDPAIRHVSLTDAAGAPADKLVCPEPGRDW; encoded by the coding sequence ATGTGCACGGGAGTAAGGTTCACGAGCGCCGAGGGTGGCATGTTCTTTGGTCGCAACCTGGACTGGAGCTGCGGCTATGGCGAACGAGTCCGCATCATGCCCAAGGGCTTCCCCGCGAGCTACCGGTTCCTCGATGATGCCCCGGCCGCGCACGCCGCCATCGGCATGTGCGTGGACTACAACAACTACCCCATGTTCTTCGACTGCGGCAACGATGCGGGTCTTGCCGTGGCGGGCCTCAACTTCCCCGGCTATGCCGCCTATGCGGACGCGCCAGAGCAGGGCCGCACGAACGTGTGCGCCTACGAGTTTCCGCTGTGGGTCGCCGCGAGCTTCTCGAGCGTCGATGAGGTTCAGACCGCGCTCGCCAACGTGACGATCGTGGGCGCCTCTGCCGGCGAGGGCCTGGGCGTCTCCTACCTGCACTGGATCATTGGCGACGCCGCACGCAGCATCGTGGTGGAGAGCCGCGCGGACGGCATTCACGTGCTCGACGACCCCGTGGACGTGCTTACGAACCAGCCCTCGCTCGAGTGGCATCTCGAGAACCTGCGCGGCTACATCACGGCCACGAACGACTTTCCGGCCACGGCAACGTGGCGCGCGGCGGACCTCGCTCCCTTCGGCGCGGGCGCTGGCATGCGCGGCATCCCTGGCGACTGCTACTCGCCCTCGCGCTTCGTGAAGGCCGCCTACCTCAACGCCAACTATCCCGAGAAGTCCGGCGAGCATGACAACGTCATCCGCATGCTGCGCACGCTCGAGGGCGTTGCGATGGTCGAGGGCGCGGCTCGCATGGGCAACGGTGACTTCGAGAAGACGCTCTACACGAGCTGCTTCTCCGCCAAGACGGGCACGTACTACTACACCACCTATGACGATCCCGCCATCCGTCACGTGAGCCTGACCGATGCCGCTGGCGCTCCCGCCGACAAGCTCGTGTGCCCCGAGCCCGGCCGCGACTGGTAG
- a CDS encoding ABC-2 transporter permease, producing MKRTIMSELAIVRTLVPSIAGVGLFIFVVLTAVRASNGDSDMSAAGAFAISAMSPIMAMTSLAGLDNQNGWERYRATLPISRKDIVSARYLCITIFSVIMTCAAVLLSIVAIPILNSVGIPSTGETVFETAIASAISMLFSLMAVFLVLPLFFRFEHMKAQRLSVGLYALYMCLIMGTLNSFIPISNQFMSIAGTNPDLAVLGCLCGAVALATVVLGVVSCAISTKVYRARNL from the coding sequence ATGAAACGCACCATTATGTCCGAGCTTGCCATCGTTCGCACGCTCGTCCCGAGCATCGCAGGTGTCGGCCTGTTCATCTTCGTCGTGCTGACCGCCGTCAGGGCATCGAATGGTGATTCCGATATGAGCGCCGCCGGCGCCTTCGCGATCAGTGCCATGTCGCCTATCATGGCCATGACGTCGCTGGCCGGGCTCGACAACCAAAACGGATGGGAGCGCTATCGGGCAACGCTGCCCATCTCACGCAAAGACATCGTCAGCGCACGCTACCTGTGCATCACTATTTTCTCGGTCATCATGACGTGCGCGGCCGTGCTGTTGAGTATCGTCGCCATCCCGATCTTAAACAGCGTGGGTATCCCCTCCACGGGAGAGACCGTCTTTGAGACCGCAATCGCCTCAGCAATATCGATGCTTTTCTCCCTCATGGCGGTGTTTTTGGTACTGCCTCTGTTCTTTCGATTTGAACACATGAAGGCACAACGCCTATCCGTTGGTCTGTACGCCCTATACATGTGCCTTATCATGGGTACGCTAAACTCATTCATCCCCATCAGCAACCAGTTCATGTCGATTGCAGGGACGAATCCCGATCTTGCCGTCCTCGGTTGCCTGTGTGGTGCCGTCGCGCTGGCAACGGTCGTCCTTGGCGTTGTCAGCTGTGCCATCAGCACCAAGGTCTACCGGGCACGCAACCTATAG
- the pflB gene encoding formate C-acetyltransferase, with the protein MALREEWAGFAGGHWVDDINVRDFIQRNYTAYDGDESFLAGPTEATDKLWGRVQELQAEERAHDGVLECETEVVSGLTAYGAGYIDEQLKDLEQIVGLQTDKPLKRAFMPYGGIKMAQQAAENYGFHVNDKYNQIFNEYRKTHNQGVFDAYTPEMRAARHSHVITGLPDTYGRGRIVGDYRRVALYGIDRLIAGKQDDLNNCGGRTMTDDIVRQREEIADQIRALKGMKEMAKAYGYDISQPARDAHEAVQWLYFGYLAAIKTQNGAAMSVGRVSTFLDIYIQRDLAAGKIDEQQAQELIDHLVLKLRIVKFARIPSYQALFSGDPVWATLEVAGLGQDGRHMVTKNDYRFLHTLENMGPAPEPNLTVLYSKRLPDNFRKYAAKISVNTSSIQYENDDVMRPVWGDDYSICCCVSATETGKEMQFFGARANLAKALNYAINGGKDEKFLDKQGNHMQVGPEYAPVTSEYLDYGEVMHKFDLMMDWLADLYVNILNLIQYMHDKYYYEAAEMALIDTNVRRTFATGIAGFSHVVDSISAMKYARVKTVRDEQGIVVDYEVEGDFPKYGNDDDRADEIAVWLLKTFMKKIAKHHTYRNSEPTTSILTITSNVVYGKATGGTPDGRKAFTPFAPGANPAYGAEQSGLLASLNSVAKLPYEYALDGISNTQTINPSALGNDLGQRVTNLVNVMDGYFVNGAHHLNVNVFGVEKLKDAMEHPEKPEYANFTIRVSGYAVKFIDLTREQQLDVIARTCHTSM; encoded by the coding sequence ATGGCACTACGGGAAGAGTGGGCAGGATTTGCCGGCGGGCACTGGGTGGACGACATCAACGTCCGCGACTTCATCCAGCGCAACTACACCGCCTATGACGGCGACGAGTCGTTCCTTGCCGGCCCCACCGAGGCCACGGACAAGCTCTGGGGTCGCGTCCAGGAGCTCCAGGCCGAGGAGCGCGCCCACGACGGCGTGCTCGAGTGCGAGACCGAGGTCGTCTCCGGCCTCACCGCCTACGGCGCCGGCTACATCGACGAGCAGCTCAAGGACCTCGAGCAGATCGTGGGTCTGCAGACCGACAAGCCGCTCAAGCGCGCCTTCATGCCCTACGGCGGCATCAAGATGGCCCAGCAGGCGGCCGAGAACTACGGCTTCCACGTGAACGACAAGTACAACCAGATCTTCAACGAGTACCGCAAGACGCACAACCAGGGCGTCTTTGATGCATACACCCCCGAGATGCGCGCCGCCCGCCACTCCCACGTCATCACCGGCCTGCCCGACACCTACGGCCGCGGCCGCATCGTCGGCGACTACCGCCGCGTGGCCCTCTACGGCATCGACCGCCTCATCGCCGGCAAGCAGGACGACCTCAACAACTGCGGCGGCCGCACCATGACCGACGACATCGTGCGCCAGCGCGAGGAGATCGCCGACCAGATCCGCGCCCTCAAGGGCATGAAGGAGATGGCCAAGGCCTACGGCTACGACATCTCCCAGCCCGCCCGCGACGCCCACGAGGCCGTCCAGTGGCTCTACTTTGGCTACCTGGCCGCCATCAAGACGCAGAACGGCGCCGCCATGTCCGTGGGCCGCGTGTCCACGTTCCTGGACATCTACATCCAGCGCGACCTTGCCGCCGGCAAGATCGACGAGCAGCAGGCCCAGGAGCTCATCGACCACCTCGTGCTGAAGCTGCGCATCGTCAAGTTCGCGCGCATCCCCTCCTACCAGGCGCTCTTCTCCGGCGACCCCGTGTGGGCCACGCTTGAGGTCGCGGGCCTTGGCCAGGACGGCCGTCACATGGTGACCAAGAACGACTACCGCTTCCTGCACACGCTCGAGAACATGGGCCCGGCGCCCGAGCCCAACCTGACGGTGCTCTACAGCAAGCGCCTCCCGGACAACTTCCGCAAGTACGCCGCCAAGATCTCCGTCAACACCTCGTCCATCCAGTACGAGAACGACGACGTCATGCGCCCGGTCTGGGGCGACGACTACTCCATCTGCTGCTGCGTCTCTGCCACCGAGACGGGCAAGGAGATGCAGTTCTTCGGCGCCCGCGCCAACCTCGCCAAGGCGCTCAACTACGCCATCAACGGCGGCAAGGACGAGAAGTTCCTCGACAAGCAGGGCAACCACATGCAGGTTGGACCGGAGTACGCGCCCGTCACGAGCGAGTACCTCGACTACGGCGAGGTCATGCACAAGTTCGACCTCATGATGGACTGGCTGGCCGACCTCTACGTCAACATCCTCAACCTCATCCAGTACATGCACGACAAGTACTACTACGAGGCTGCCGAGATGGCCCTCATCGACACGAACGTGCGCCGCACGTTCGCCACGGGCATCGCCGGCTTCTCGCACGTCGTGGACTCCATCAGCGCCATGAAGTACGCCCGCGTCAAGACCGTGCGTGACGAGCAGGGCATCGTCGTCGACTACGAGGTGGAGGGCGACTTCCCCAAGTACGGCAACGACGACGACCGCGCCGACGAGATTGCCGTGTGGCTGCTCAAGACGTTCATGAAGAAGATCGCCAAGCACCACACCTACCGCAACTCCGAGCCCACCACCTCGATCCTCACGATCACCTCGAACGTGGTGTACGGCAAGGCCACCGGCGGCACCCCGGACGGCCGCAAGGCATTCACGCCGTTTGCCCCGGGCGCCAACCCCGCCTACGGCGCCGAGCAGAGCGGCCTTCTCGCCTCGCTCAACTCCGTGGCCAAGCTGCCCTATGAGTACGCCCTCGACGGCATCTCCAACACGCAGACGATCAACCCGTCCGCGCTTGGCAATGACCTCGGGCAGCGCGTCACCAACCTCGTGAACGTCATGGACGGCTACTTCGTCAACGGCGCCCACCACCTCAACGTCAACGTCTTTGGCGTCGAGAAGCTCAAGGACGCCATGGAGCACCCCGAGAAGCCCGAGTACGCAAACTTCACCATTCGCGTCTCAGGCTACGCCGTGAAGTTCATCGACCTCACGCGCGAGCAGCAGCTCGACGTCATCGCCCGTACCTGCCACACGAGCATGTAG
- a CDS encoding RDAC family protein, which translates to MARIVSTFEVEDCNRALAQAGLPTRVHLHDACGGQFFSWDPLGERDAEVRETAEYFFSNKGIKLEFVGDSSFRTR; encoded by the coding sequence ATGGCTCGCATCGTGAGCACGTTCGAGGTCGAGGACTGCAACCGGGCGCTCGCCCAGGCGGGGCTTCCCACGCGCGTCCATCTTCACGACGCCTGCGGAGGCCAGTTCTTCTCGTGGGATCCGCTGGGCGAGAGGGATGCCGAGGTGCGCGAGACGGCCGAGTACTTCTTCTCAAACAAGGGCATCAAGCTTGAGTTTGTTGGCGATTCATCATTCAGGACGAGGTAG
- a CDS encoding GntR family transcriptional regulator produces MDIILSNSSDKPIYEQITSQVKAQILSGTLAAGAKLPSIRALASDLGVSVITTKRAYADLEQLGFICTVQGKGCFVAEGNQELLRESQLCHIEELLTQAAEQAEALGVTRDKLHEMLDLVAPETMQ; encoded by the coding sequence GTGGACATCATCCTATCCAATTCGAGCGACAAGCCCATCTACGAGCAGATAACCTCGCAAGTCAAAGCTCAGATTTTATCGGGCACGCTCGCTGCGGGAGCCAAACTCCCCAGCATCCGTGCACTCGCGAGCGATCTTGGCGTGAGCGTCATCACCACCAAGCGCGCCTACGCCGACCTGGAGCAGCTCGGGTTTATCTGCACCGTGCAGGGCAAGGGCTGTTTTGTCGCCGAGGGCAACCAAGAGCTTTTGCGCGAAAGCCAGCTCTGCCATATCGAAGAGCTGCTTACGCAGGCGGCAGAACAAGCCGAAGCTCTGGGCGTCACGCGCGACAAACTGCACGAGATGCTCGACCTGGTAGCCCCCGAAACCATGCAGTAG